Proteins encoded in a region of the Vicia villosa cultivar HV-30 ecotype Madison, WI linkage group LG5, Vvil1.0, whole genome shotgun sequence genome:
- the LOC131607255 gene encoding senescence-specific cysteine protease SAG39-like: protein MAAKIQLYHGIAFTLIFCLGLCALQVTSRTLQDDSMYERHLQWMNYYGKVYKDTQERENRLKIFAENANYIEASNNVDSNKSYKLGINQFADLTNEEFTASRNKFKGHMCSSITRTSTFKYENTSAVPSTVDWRKKGAVTPVKNQGQCGCCWAFSAVAATEGIHQLSTGKLVSLSEQELVDCDTKGVDQGCEGGLMDDAFKFIIQNHGLTTEAQYPYQGVDGTCSANQASTQAATITGYEDVPANNEQALQKAVANQPISVAIDASGSDFQFYKSGVFTGSCGTELDHGVTAVGYGVDSDGTKYWLVKNSWGTDWGEEGYIRMQMGVDAAEGLCGIAMQASYPTA, encoded by the exons ATGGCTGCTAAAATTCAATTAtatcatggcattgcattcacactcatattctgCTTGGGATTGTGTGCTCTCCAAGTCACTTCTCGCACTCTCCAAGACGACTCTATGTATGAGAGACACCTGCAATGGATGAATTACTATGGCAAAGTCTATAAGGACACTCAAGAAAGGGAGAACCGTCTAAAAATATTTGCGGAAAACGCGAATTACATTGAAGCATCCAACAATGTTGACAGTAACAAGTCATACAAACTGGGCATTAATCAATTTGCAGACCTCACCAACGAGGAATTCACAGCTTCTAGAAACAAATTCAAGGGGCATATGTGCTCCTCAATCACAAGAACATCTACTTTTAAGTATGAAAATACAAGTGCGGTTCCATCCACGGTTGACTGGAGGAAGAAAGGAGCAGTGACACCTGTGAAGAATCAAGGCCAATGTG GATGTTGTTGGGCATTCTCTGCTGTTGCAGCAACCGAAGGAATTCATCAATTGAGTACTGGAAAATTGGTCTCTTTATCAGAACAAGAACTTGTTGATTGTGACACAAAAGGTGTGGACCAAGGTTGTGAGGGTGGTCTTATGGATGATGCTTTCAAATTCATCATTCAAAATCACGGACTCACCACTGAAGCTCAATACCCCTATCAAGGTGTTGACGGAACATGCAGTGCAAATCAAGCATCCACCCAAGCAGCCACCATTACCGGGTATGAAGATGTCCCTGCCAACAATGAGCAGGCACTGCAAAAAGCTGTGGCAAATCAACCAATTTCTGTAGCCATCGATGCTAGTGGATCCGACTTTCAATTTTACAAAAGTGGTGTGTTTACTGGTTCATGTGGAACTGAGTTGGATCATGGCGTCACTGCTGTGGGTTATGGTGTGGATAGTGATGGAACCAAATATTGGTTGGTTAAAAACTCATGGGGAACAGATTGGGGTGAAGAAGGATACATTAGAATGCAAATGGGAGTTGATGCTGCTGAAGGACTGTGTGGCATTGCAATGCAAGCATCTTACCCTACTGCTTAA